A genomic segment from Roseibium algicola encodes:
- a CDS encoding LysR family transcriptional regulator: MHPLNLDQLRAFLAVVRHGGVNKAAGSLNLTQPAVTTRIKRLEEALGTELFERSPGRLKLTKRGELLQTFAEQFERLSDKVEETVVSREGIDRHLRIGASETIAQCWLPDLVAALRADFPNLIVEINVDISVNLRAGLLDREIDLALLLGPISEYSVDNIELPGFDLGWYVAADSPAKGAQAEALLREKPVITYARHTRPYRELKTLLFERVAPDVQMFPSSSLSACFRLVEAGLGVAALPRALARPYVEGGSIVEFDPGWVPDALRFSASYLGDPRSHIVAAAAKKALEVAVAYSGYKNHL, from the coding sequence ATGCATCCGCTCAATCTCGATCAGCTGAGAGCCTTTCTGGCCGTTGTCCGCCATGGCGGCGTCAACAAGGCCGCGGGAAGTTTGAACCTGACGCAGCCGGCGGTGACGACGCGGATCAAGAGGCTTGAGGAAGCCCTGGGGACCGAGCTGTTTGAACGCTCGCCCGGCAGGCTGAAGCTGACCAAGCGCGGCGAGCTGCTGCAGACATTTGCCGAGCAGTTCGAGCGTCTGTCGGACAAGGTCGAGGAGACGGTGGTCTCCCGTGAGGGGATTGACCGGCATCTGCGTATTGGAGCCTCGGAAACCATTGCACAGTGTTGGCTGCCGGATCTGGTTGCCGCTCTGCGGGCCGACTTTCCCAATCTGATCGTGGAAATCAACGTCGATATCTCGGTGAACCTGCGCGCCGGTTTGCTCGACCGGGAAATCGATCTGGCCCTGTTGCTGGGGCCGATTTCGGAATATTCGGTCGACAATATCGAGCTGCCCGGTTTCGACCTCGGCTGGTATGTGGCGGCGGACAGTCCGGCCAAGGGCGCGCAAGCCGAGGCGCTTTTGCGGGAAAAACCCGTAATCACCTACGCCCGGCACACGCGGCCTTACCGCGAGCTGAAAACGCTGTTGTTCGAACGGGTTGCACCGGACGTGCAGATGTTCCCGTCATCGTCTCTGTCTGCCTGTTTCAGGCTGGTGGAAGCAGGGCTTGGGGTCGCCGCACTGCCGAGGGCGCTGGCACGGCCCTATGTCGAGGGAGGAAGCATCGTCGAGTTCGATCCGGGATGGGTACCGGATGCCCTGAGGTTTTCGGCGAGCTATCTCGGTGACCCGCGCAGCCACATCGTCGCGGCTGCTGCGAAGAAGGCGCTGGAGGTTGCGGTCGCTTACTCTGGCTATAAAAATCATTTATAA
- a CDS encoding DUF3237 domain-containing protein — MITPQLSHFCDLEVELGPVRELGQGRAGARRIIPIVGGRVTGQVSGTVLDMGADWQTILADGSADIDTRYAFETDDGAVIEIINKGVRHGPPDVLQALARGEDIDPTLYYFRTAARLETGDPRYDWVNNTLFVGTGRRLASAVLVSLFRVG, encoded by the coding sequence ATGATCACTCCGCAGCTCTCCCATTTCTGCGACCTTGAGGTCGAACTTGGCCCTGTCCGGGAACTAGGCCAGGGCAGGGCGGGTGCGCGGCGGATCATCCCGATTGTCGGTGGCCGGGTGACAGGTCAGGTGTCCGGAACGGTGCTGGACATGGGCGCTGACTGGCAGACGATCCTGGCAGACGGTTCGGCCGACATCGACACCCGCTACGCCTTCGAGACAGACGACGGCGCGGTGATCGAGATCATCAACAAGGGTGTTCGCCATGGTCCGCCGGACGTGCTGCAAGCGCTTGCCCGCGGCGAGGATATCGACCCGACGCTCTATTACTTCCGCACGGCGGCGAGGCTGGAGACCGGAGACCCGCGTTATGACTGGGTCAACAATACTCTCTTCGTCGGCACCGGCCGGCGACTTGCCTCCGCCGTGCTGGTGTCCTTGTTTCGGGTGGGGTGA
- a CDS encoding putative hydro-lyase, with the protein MLQSYETLRQENIETLRAQIRSGSYRSHTAGLGKNLLQANLAIIPEAFALDFMRFCQRNPKPCPLIGASDTGNPLLFTLGHCLDIRTDVPAYNIYRDGRLEGSVTDISALWSDDLVAFALGCSFTFEHALIEAGIDLWHISNNVTVPMYHSNMETTPAGPFRGAMVVSMRMIPDERVRDAVAISARFPLAHGSPVHIGDPAAIGISDLGNPDWGDAVPVEAGFTPVFWACGVTPQAIIQNAALPLLITHKPGHMLITDIPDDAEIPIITKKTL; encoded by the coding sequence GTGCTGCAATCTTATGAAACCCTTCGACAGGAAAACATCGAGACGCTTCGGGCGCAGATAAGGTCCGGCAGCTATCGCTCGCACACGGCGGGGCTCGGCAAGAACCTGCTTCAGGCAAATCTGGCGATCATTCCGGAAGCCTTTGCGCTGGATTTCATGCGCTTCTGCCAGCGCAATCCCAAACCCTGTCCGTTGATCGGTGCTTCGGACACGGGAAACCCCCTCCTGTTCACCCTGGGACACTGCCTGGATATTCGTACCGACGTCCCCGCCTACAACATCTATCGCGATGGCCGGCTGGAAGGCTCGGTAACGGACATAAGCGCCTTGTGGTCAGACGATCTCGTTGCCTTTGCGCTCGGCTGTTCCTTCACTTTCGAACATGCGCTGATCGAGGCGGGGATCGACCTCTGGCACATTTCAAACAATGTCACCGTGCCGATGTACCACTCTAACATGGAAACGACACCGGCCGGGCCATTCCGGGGAGCGATGGTTGTTTCCATGCGGATGATCCCGGATGAGCGGGTGCGGGACGCGGTTGCCATTTCGGCCCGCTTTCCTCTGGCGCACGGGTCACCGGTCCATATCGGCGATCCGGCGGCCATCGGCATTTCCGATCTCGGCAATCCGGACTGGGGCGATGCGGTGCCGGTGGAGGCCGGTTTCACGCCCGTCTTCTGGGCTTGCGGAGTGACACCGCAAGCCATCATCCAGAACGCTGCCCTGCCGCTGCTGATTACCCATAAACCGGGACACATGCTGATCACGGACATCCCGGATGACGCTGAAATTCCAATCATAACAAAAAAGACGCTGTAA
- a CDS encoding amidohydrolase family protein has protein sequence MVDITKVRAIDIHTHAEEPCGCHSDDGYDDLQATMAKYFRAPWSHPPTVPETAAHYREQNIAAVIFPVDAERETGYRRYKNEEVAELAAENDDVLIPFASIDPHKGKMGAREARRLMRDFGIKGFKFHPTMQGFYPNDRMAYELYEAIAEEGSIALFHTGQTGVGSGMRGGNGMRLKYSNPMYMDDVAVDFPDMKIILAHPSFPWQEEALAVAQHKPNVYIDLSGWSPKYFPEILVKYCNSILKKKVLFGSDWPMITPERWLADFEKIAIKDELRPDIIKGNAARLLGLA, from the coding sequence ATGGTCGATATCACCAAGGTTCGCGCCATCGACATCCACACTCACGCCGAAGAGCCCTGCGGTTGTCATTCCGACGATGGCTATGACGACTTGCAGGCGACGATGGCGAAATACTTCCGCGCGCCCTGGAGCCATCCGCCGACCGTACCGGAAACGGCAGCCCATTACCGGGAACAGAACATTGCGGCGGTAATCTTTCCGGTCGATGCCGAGCGCGAGACCGGCTACCGCCGTTACAAGAACGAAGAAGTGGCAGAACTTGCCGCCGAAAACGACGATGTGCTGATCCCCTTCGCCTCCATCGATCCGCACAAGGGCAAGATGGGTGCGCGCGAGGCGCGGCGCCTGATGAGGGATTTCGGCATCAAGGGTTTCAAGTTCCACCCGACGATGCAGGGTTTTTACCCCAACGACCGCATGGCCTACGAACTCTATGAAGCCATTGCGGAAGAAGGCTCCATTGCGCTGTTCCACACCGGCCAGACGGGCGTCGGCAGCGGCATGCGCGGCGGCAACGGCATGCGGCTGAAGTACTCCAACCCGATGTATATGGACGATGTCGCGGTCGATTTTCCCGACATGAAGATCATCCTCGCGCATCCTTCCTTCCCCTGGCAGGAGGAAGCCCTGGCGGTCGCCCAGCACAAGCCGAATGTCTATATCGACCTCTCAGGTTGGTCGCCGAAGTATTTCCCGGAAATCCTGGTGAAATACTGCAATTCGATCCTGAAGAAGAAGGTGCTGTTCGGCTCCGACTGGCCGATGATCACGCCGGAGCGCTGGCTGGCGGATTTCGAGAAGATCGCCATCAAGGACGAGTTGCGGCCGGACATCATCAAGGGCAATGCGGCAAGGCTGCTGGGGCTGGCATGA
- a CDS encoding acyl-CoA dehydrogenase family protein, with protein MKPFTAPLDDILFCLTHVAGAADLPDFDADLAAEIGGHFAAFAEEQLAPLNEPGDSQGCRLVEGRVRMPDGFREAYAAYAEQGWPGLTIPEQLGGQGLDAGVLAITSEIFTGANHSLQMVTSLAAGAARTLLAFGTEDQQARVIPQFASGEALATMCLTEPDAGSDLSRIRCRAVQAGDGWSISGEKIFISGGDQDMSEKIHHLVLARTSDDGVKGLSLFLCPCTRADGSRNAVTVTRIEEKMGLHASPTCQLAFDGAVAELVGREGEGLKAMFTMMNHARVDVALQGVAHAARAADIASTYAAERKQGRDAAGKPVTLDGHADVRRMLDEIDALALGGRAIAHLALVTVETGENGALAEFLTPIAKAYCTQAGMQATELGMQVLGGYGYLKEYVLEQCYRDVRITAIYEGANAIHERALVTRLLPGKESEAFEKFLRAECLRNDKIYPQLGEVVANWCRVRDRVLQSEDPTALAHDFMNLTSKTLLKVLWARMAEKADLHPDPERIRRLAGKVLERPELALSA; from the coding sequence ATGAAACCCTTCACCGCACCGCTTGACGATATCCTGTTCTGCCTGACCCATGTTGCCGGGGCAGCCGATCTGCCGGACTTCGATGCGGATCTTGCCGCCGAGATCGGCGGTCATTTTGCTGCCTTTGCAGAAGAGCAGTTGGCCCCGTTGAACGAACCGGGCGACAGCCAGGGTTGCCGGCTGGTGGAGGGGCGGGTGCGCATGCCGGACGGGTTCCGCGAAGCCTATGCCGCTTATGCGGAGCAGGGCTGGCCGGGATTGACGATCCCGGAACAGCTTGGCGGACAGGGGCTTGATGCCGGCGTACTTGCGATCACCTCGGAAATCTTCACCGGCGCCAACCACAGTCTGCAGATGGTGACGAGCCTTGCCGCGGGTGCCGCCCGCACCCTGCTGGCCTTTGGCACGGAAGATCAGCAGGCGCGCGTGATCCCGCAATTTGCCTCCGGCGAGGCCCTTGCCACCATGTGCCTGACCGAACCGGACGCGGGGTCCGATCTTTCCCGCATCCGTTGCCGGGCGGTGCAGGCTGGTGATGGCTGGTCAATCAGCGGCGAGAAGATCTTCATCTCCGGCGGCGATCAGGACATGAGCGAGAAGATCCATCATCTGGTGCTGGCCCGCACGTCAGACGATGGCGTGAAGGGCCTGTCGCTGTTTCTGTGCCCGTGCACCCGCGCGGACGGCAGCCGCAACGCGGTGACCGTGACACGCATCGAGGAAAAGATGGGTCTGCATGCTTCGCCCACCTGCCAGCTTGCTTTCGACGGCGCCGTCGCCGAACTGGTTGGCCGGGAAGGCGAAGGCCTGAAGGCGATGTTCACGATGATGAACCATGCCCGCGTGGATGTGGCCTTGCAGGGTGTTGCCCATGCCGCCCGCGCTGCGGATATCGCCAGCACCTATGCGGCGGAACGCAAGCAGGGCCGGGATGCCGCGGGCAAGCCGGTGACGCTGGATGGTCATGCCGACGTACGTCGCATGCTGGACGAGATCGATGCCCTTGCCCTTGGCGGACGAGCAATCGCGCACCTTGCGCTCGTCACGGTCGAAACAGGCGAGAACGGGGCGCTAGCGGAATTCCTGACACCGATCGCCAAGGCTTACTGCACGCAAGCCGGCATGCAGGCAACGGAGCTTGGCATGCAGGTGCTCGGCGGGTACGGCTATCTGAAGGAATACGTCCTGGAACAGTGCTACCGGGATGTGCGGATTACCGCGATTTATGAAGGTGCCAACGCCATTCATGAAAGAGCACTGGTCACGCGTCTGTTGCCGGGCAAGGAAAGCGAGGCATTCGAGAAATTCCTGCGGGCCGAATGTCTGCGGAACGACAAGATTTACCCGCAACTGGGCGAGGTTGTCGCCAACTGGTGCCGGGTTAGGGATCGGGTGTTGCAGAGCGAGGACCCGACAGCCCTTGCCCATGACTTCATGAACCTGACGAGCAAGACCCTGTTGAAGGTCCTGTGGGCACGCATGGCGGAAAAGGCTGACCTCCATCCGGACCCTGAGCGGATCAGGCGGCTTGCAGGGAAAGTGCTTGAAAGGCCGGAACTGGCGCTGAGCGCCTGA